The Microbacterium amylolyticum genome includes the window GGCGCGACGCACATGGACGTGTGACGCGCGGGAGGGCGCCATGCCTATTTCGCGACTTATCCGGACCATCACCGCTGCCACATGCCGGGCCGCGCGGGGAAGCGTTGTGAAACGCACAGCGGCGGTGTGCGCGGCCACAGCGGCCCTGTTTGGGGCGGGCTTTGCGCTGGCTTTGTCGGCGCTGCAGTTGACGCCACTCGTGATTATCTCGGGGTCCATGGAGCCCGAGTTTCCCGTGGGCACCATCGTCTATTCCGAAACGGTTGCCGTAGAGGAGGTGGATATTGGCGATGTCGTCACCACCGATCGCTTCAATGGTCCCGGAACTGTCACGCACCGTGTTGTGCACATTGATTTCAGCTCACAGATCGCCGACGGAACGGCAGTTCTGACGCTGAAGGGAGATGCGAACTCCGGCATTGACCGTGAGGGATACACGGTGACGGAAGTGGGGGTCACGCGCTTCGCTGTTCCCTACATCG containing:
- a CDS encoding signal peptidase I, which produces MKRTAAVCAATAALFGAGFALALSALQLTPLVIISGSMEPEFPVGTIVYSETVAVEEVDIGDVVTTDRFNGPGTVTHRVVHIDFSSQIADGTAVLTLKGDANSGIDREGYTVTEVGVTRFAVPYIGLPQLWVQDLLGIDPLLHGSLEVPRAMPDSDAEVFDTVGDNIDDALG